Proteins from a single region of Kluyveromyces lactis strain NRRL Y-1140 chromosome C complete sequence:
- the REC102 gene encoding Rec102p (weakly similar to uniprot|Q02721 Saccharomyces cerevisiae YLR329W) produces MSKIDALYLSNKEGTVISEWNCEIFLHHSKQIHEDMIVIPSIKPASRFVITIKGLNGLQFDKIFQSFCRSGPFWEKLQYDSKFDLVSDSFLCELCCKQFGNMKRELLFDKPMSSKVHDPAAIEVESFDKVVIVANFQQNPTKSIDILDIINQCNEYVNSLFISQLEFKLPLVFSPGTRSRLKMHEGSIGLVSKCLDNSQTVTPSIVKIISNDKTSTTVFQILNETSKTRATLEKYKSTNNWNKLPQMFEGTDKD; encoded by the exons ATGAGTAAAATCGATGCGCTATATTTGAGCAATAAAGAAGGTACAGTTATTTCAGAATGGAATTGTGAGATATTCCTTCACCACTCAAAGCAAATACACGAAGATATGATTGTTATTCCATCAATAAAGCCTGCCAGTAGG TTCGTCATAACAATCAAAGGACTGAATGGCTTACAATTTGATAAGATTTTTCAGAGTTTCTGTCGAAGCGGTCCCTTTTGGGAAAAGCTGCAGTATGACTCCAAGTTTGACTTGGTTTCAGACAGTTTTCTGTGCGAGTTATGTTGTAAGCAATTTGGTAACATGAAGCGTGAGCTATTGTTTGATAAGCCGATGTCTTCGAAAGTCCATGACCCTGCTGCCATAGAAGTTGAAAGCTTTGACAAAGTGGTAATAGTTGCTAACTTCCAGCAAAACCCAACGAAAAGTATAGATATTCTGGATATTATAAATCAATGCAATGAGTATGTGAACTCTTTGTTTATTTCTCAGCTAGAGTTCAAGTTACCTTTGGTTTTTTCACCTGGAACAAGAAGCAGATTAAAAATGCATGAGGGTTCAATAGGTTTGGTTTCCAAGTGTCTTGACAACTCACAAACTGTTACACCGTCTATTGTCAAGATCATATCCAATGacaaaacatcaacaactgTGTTTCAGATTTTGAACGAAACTTCAAAAACGCGTGCAACtcttgaaaaatacaaaagCACAAATAATTGGAATAAGTTACCACAGATGTTCGAAGGGACAGATAAGGATTAA
- the MCY1 gene encoding putative cysteine synthase (similar to uniprot|P53206 Saccharomyces cerevisiae YGR012W Hypothetical ORF) produces MTAADRWKDYACVTSLFVAVASLYYAYKVKTTTLTALSPPKDGVEDLIGNTPMVRIKSLSDYTGLNVFAKMELNNPGGSAKDRVALNIIKTISSQEGIKGSSDKKNRIFEGTSGSTGISLAICCNALGYSCHISLPDDTSQEKLSLLTALGAIVNKVKPASIVDPNQYVNAAKSCSEEYTEGVGVFADQFENEANWKCHYETTGPEIYLQLNGEVDAFITGCGTGGTMAGVSRYLKEKRGDKVHIVLADPQGSGFYNRIKYGVMYDNVEKEGTRRRHQVDTLVEGIGLNRITNNFLKAENYIDDSIRITDEEAIKMAKFLCVNDGLFVGASTAINAVAVLKYAENLPKGSNVCIIACDSGSRHLSKFWKEALQVSNDLSISDII; encoded by the coding sequence ATGACTGCTGCAGACAGATGGAAGGATTATGCCTGTGTAACATCCCTTTTCGTGGCTGTTGCATCGTTATACTATGCATATAAGGTTAAGACAACTACATTAACTGCTCTATCACCACCAAAGGATGGAGTGGAAGACTTGATAGGAAATACACCAATGGTAAGAATTAAATCTCTTTCCGATTATACTGGTTTGAACGTTTTTGCCAAAATGGAGTTAAATAATCCAGGTGGTAGCGCAAAGGACAGAGTTGCCTTGAATATTATCAAAACCATCTCATCGCAGGAAGGTATTAAGGGTTCAAGTGATAAGAAAAATagaatctttgaaggaacAAGCGGATCTACAGGTATATCCCTTGCAATATGTTGTAACGCGTTGGGTTACTCATGCCATATCTCGCTACCGGACGATACAAGCCAAGAGAAACTTTCTCTTTTAACTGCACTTGGTGCAATAGTGAACAAGGTAAAACCTGCTAGTATAGTGGATCCGAACCAATACGTAAATGCAGCTAAGTCGTGTTCAGAAGAGTACACTGAGGGTGTTGGTGTATTTGCAGATCAATTCGAGAACGAGGCCAATTGGAAATGCCATTACGAAACGACAGGACCTGAAATTTATCTACAATTAAATGGGGAAGTGGATGCATTCATCACGGGATGCGGTACTGGTGGTACCATGGCCGGTGTTTCTCGTTATCTAAAGGAGAAAAGAGGTGACAAAGTACATATTGTGTTGGCTGATCCGCAAGGCTCGGGTTTCTACAATAGAATCAAATACGGTGTCATGTACGATAACGtagagaaagaaggaacaagaagaagacatCAAGTGGACACATTAGTGGAAGGAATTGGTCTTAACAGAATTACAAACAACTTTCTGAAAGCGGAAAATTATATAGATGATTCCATCAGAATTACAGACGAGGAAGCTATTAAGATGGCCAAATTCTTATGTGTAAATGACGGATTATTCGTTGGTGCCAGTACTGCAATCAATGCAGTCGCAGTGCTGAAATATGCGGAAAACTTACCGAAGGGTTCAAATGTTTGCATCATTGCATGTGACAGTGGCTCTAGACATTTAAGCAAGTTCTGGAAAGAGGCCCTGCAGGTGAGTAACgatctttcaatttcagatATCATATAA
- a CDS encoding uncharacterized protein (similar to uniprot|P53209 Saccharomyces cerevisiae YGR016W Hypothetical ORF) has product MSRLRRLDNEVLNHMLNDSDEESNSDVPDGMSFFPMDTAEQQDLIRKLELRNNLKNDKYLKILTFLYLVVCGMFILLATRIKRKNETLGPYRKILLFSAQSISCSVITLRYEFIHNYFKVRRMNFYLSSQRLNILNFVMLIFLSWIILNQGGSTALLLLCHIPHLLFIVAFIVKRLMTSLDFELGNLRALQYKFKNV; this is encoded by the coding sequence ATGTCTAGACTCAGAAGGTTGGATAATGAAGTTCTTAATCACATGTTAAATGATAGTGATGAGGAATCAAACTCAGACGTGCCGGATGGCATGTCTTTCTTCCCGATGGATACAGCAGAAcaacaagatttgattaggAAATTGGAATTAaggaacaatttgaaaaacgacaaatacttgaaaatattgaCGTTCCTATACTTAGTCGTTTGCGGGATGTTTATACTTCTGGCAACAAGAATTAAGAGAAAAAACGAAACATTGGGACCTTACAGAAAAATATTATTGTTTTCCGCACAATCAATAAGCTGCTCCGTGATTACTCTTCGATATGAATTCATTCACAACTATTTCAAAGTTAGAAGGATGAATTTTTATTTAAGCAGCCAAAGATTAAACATTTTGAACTTTGTCATGTTAATATTCCTTTCATGGATCATCCTTAATCAAGGTGGTTCCACTGCcttgttattattatgtCATATTCCACATTTGTTATTCATAGTGGCCTTTATCGTGAAGAGGCTCATGACAAGTCTTGATTTCGAATTAGGTAATCTAAGAGCCTTGCAATACAAATTTAAAAATGTTTAA
- the TMT1 gene encoding trans-aconitate 3-methyltransferase (similar to uniprot|P32643 Saccharomyces cerevisiae YER175C TMT1 Trans-aconitate methyltransferase): MSEFTKTDFNAGDYSNFRPSYPPEWYRTLNEFHKGNRNLVIDVGCGPGTATFDISRNLSFKRVIGADISEPMIEKAKGRAIEVDNSVKFVVYNGELDDIISRDPFNPSSKQVPDLITMAECAHWMDWDTILGQVAKILPSQGTLAVWGYVDPAFVDFPELDDEIEKLQYGDAPFGLGPYWQQPGRQRLRDLYPQLPPSEKWFTDINLWRHDIRSQDNKNTPLIMEKTMTLEAFDKYTTTWSSYHKWQQLHQKQNDGSINAINPRTIFLNKVYKHTGLKSHDLVRVAWKTVALLARRK; the protein is encoded by the coding sequence ATGAGTGAGTTTACCAAGACAGATTTCAACGCTGGAGATTATTCCAATTTTCGGCCTAGTTATCCTCCAGAATGGTATCGCACCCTGAATGAGTTCCATAAAGGAAATCGAAACCTTGTTATCGATGTGGGCTGCGGTCCAGGTACTGCCACCTTCGACATCAGTAGGAATCTCTCATTCAAAAGGGTCATTGGAGCAGACATTTCTGAGCCAATGATTGAAAAGGCTAAAGGGCGTGCCATCGAGGTAGATAACTCGGTTAAATTCGTTGTTTACAATGGGGAATTGGATGACAttatatcacgtgacccATTTAATCCTAGTTCAAAGCAGGTACCAGACTTGATAACGATGGCCGAATGCGCTCACTGGATGGATTGGGATACTATTTTGGGACAAGTAGCCAAGATCTTACCAAGTCAAGGAACCTTAGCGGTTTGGGGCTACGTAGATCCCGCATTCGTCGATTTTCCTGAACTTGACGATGAGATTGAAAAGTTACAATACGGAGATGCTCCGTTCGGTTTGGGACCATACTGGCAACAACCCGGTAGACAAAGATTAAGGGATCTATATCCTCAATTGCCTCCTTCTGAGAAATGGTTCACTGATATCAATCTCTGGAGACACGACATTAGATCCCAAGATAACAAAAACACCCCATTAATTATGGAAAAGACAATGACGCTTGAAGCGTTCGACAAGTATACAACGACATGGAGTAGCTACCACAAGTGGCAACAACTGCACCAGAAACAAAACGATGGATCCATCAACGCAATAAACCCAAGAACTATATTCTTGAATAAGGTATACAAACACACAGGATTGAAGTCACATGACTTGGTTCGTGTTGCCTGGAAGACGGTAGCTTTACTCGCGCGCCGCAAGTAG
- the EAT1 gene encoding putative hydrolase (similar to uniprot|P53208 Saccharomyces cerevisiae YGR015C Hypothetical ORF) produces the protein MMSRRLHSLAKKDIVDLAYSHIGGKFAGNHLHPAIITLHGVFGAKAHFKPLAKRLASDLKTDIYSVDLRNHGDSPIAKPYDYITLSKDIVHFIKTQVGAERPVQMIGFSLGGKVSLISTLSDECNIRGCVSIDIPPYETPVLDPILLENYDTILKIINGEDGYVIKKGETNWKHKVLNIFKANKCNWNEGLARYFAAGFVMNPVNHSVKDEFLEFKQPLKLMPDLLDELKAWPDKEAFGANGFNYQTQKPVLFCKALKSPFISSDYSLLSKQYPNCTVEEFNTSHNIAHEAADRFYESITSFFKRCE, from the coding sequence ATGATGTCAAGAAGGTTGCATTCTCTGGCTAAGAAGGACATAGTGGACTTAGCGTACAGCCATATCGGAGGCAAGTTCGCTGGCAATCACCTCCATCCAGCCATCATTACCTTACATGGGGTGTTCGGGGCAAAAGCGCACTTCAAACCACTAGCCAAAAGGCTGGCCTCTGATTTGAAGACCGATATCTATTCTGTGGACTTAAGAAATCATGGTGATTCTCCTATAGCAAAGCCTTATGATTATATAACACTCAGCAAAGACATTGTGCACTTCATTAAGACCCAAGTGGGAGCTGAGAGACCTGTGCAGATGATAGGATTTTCATTGGGTGGTAAAGTGTCGTTGATTTCAACCCTATCAGATGAATGTAACATTAGAGGGTGTGTTTCTATAGATATTCCACCATATGAAACTCCTGTCCTCGATCCGATTCTGCTTGAAAACTATGACACAATCTTAAAGATAATAAACGGCGAAGATGGTTATGTCATAAAGAAAGGTGAAACAAATTGGAAGCATAAAGTCctgaatattttcaagGCTAACAAGTGCAATTGGAACGAAGGGCTGGCCCGCTACTTTGCAGCTGGGTTTGTCATGAACCCCGTTAACCATTCTGTAAAAGACGAATTCCTTGAGTTCAAACAGCCTCTGAAGTTGATGCCAGATTTACtggatgaattgaaagcaTGGCCAGACAAAGAAGCATTTGGCGCCAATGGTTTCAATTATCAAACTCAAAAACCGGTTCTGTTTTGTAAAGCTCTTAAATCGCCATTCATCTCCTCTGATTATTCCTTATTGTCTAAACAATATCCTAACTGCACCGTTGAAGAGTTTAACACATCCCATAACATTGCACATGAAGCTGCAGACCGCTTCTACGAATCCattacttctttctttaaaagGTGTGAGTGA
- the SNU71 gene encoding Snu71p (weakly similar to uniprot|P53207 Saccharomyces cerevisiae YGR013W SNU71 associated with U1 snRNP (no counterpart in mammalian U1 snRNP contains few SR- RE- and RD-dipeptides U1 snRNP protein) — protein MDTVLFVSPTLYCCGDTKNWQSQVPKPGYVPILKSDIPKFEQSLKQANSHRDHDKGNSVASKTNETDNSDEFKTSTSRYVDLKSFLPISLEQQLHTVCLAHFPLGLGSKGIDKVMDRLDNLIRKKLQVEDNETKFIKQWSYVDCVNTLTVYISFQESIVEEYGKAIQLLEKLFDNGSDGIGLHMDENTRRFVCDLTEGSPAKELDETAKDEFSALITMLRSEPGSISQEKGLAGNSAVEYNVDISTLSDLPSSSLDQLCKDIVEFRTRVITLEKEKRNKELAEEEKRRKQNLKHIFDRIKVTNGGSEKGSAPEAESDSEDSDDEVEGYDDEDADDYEAEKKRVQAERDAQEAQYESMVHSFQDSLLVQYSSLRQEYQRLQNYETHLQKNKGPMLKELLHLAMDPYHDHHRPYKESESKADEEDRKRESEEVPKKKATETEPETELELELEPETETETKLVSDADATTAAPKIKLALKKSIGKTKNEIEEEETPETDAFQQKLNLLRESGVVEELVKEYLGVYEPDLVSYIFENIEEHQSKQALETELTETFDEDSPVLVSRIWEAMEQ, from the coding sequence ATGGATACTGTATTGTTTGTGTCGCCCACATTATACTGCTGTGGAGACACGAAGAACTGGCAATCACAGGTGCCGAAGCCAGGATATGTGCCGATTTTGAAGAGTGATATCCCCAAATTTGAACAGTCGTTGAAACAAGCCAACAGCCATAGAGACCATGATAAAGGGAATTCAGTAGCCTCGAAGACTAATGAAACGGACAATTCTGATGAATTCAAGACTTCAACTTCACGCTATGTTGATTTGAAGTCCTTTTTACCAATTTCGTTAGAACAACAGTTGCATACCGTTTGTTTAGCACATTTTCCACTGGGACTTGGATCCAAGGGTATTGATAAAGTTATGGACAGACTAGACAATCTAATACGGAAAAAGCTGCAAGTTGAAGATAATGAGACCAAATTTATCAAACAATGGAGTTACGTCGATTGTGTGAATACGTTGACGGTATATATAAGTTTCCAGGAAAGTATAGTGGAAGAATATGGGAAAGCGATACAGTTACTTGAGAAATTGTTTGACAACGGGTCAGATGGGATCGGACTTCACATGGATGAAAACACTAGACGGTTCGTTTGCGATCTGACGGAAGGTTCTCCTGCTAAGGAACTCGATGAAACTGCAAAAGATGAGTTCTCCGCATTAATTACAATGTTGAGATCTGAACCAGGCTCTATATCTCAGGAGAAAGGGTTGGCTGGAAATAGTGCCGTTGAGTATAACGTGGATATAAGTACGTTGAGTGACCTTCCGAGTTCCTCATTAGACCAATTGTGTAAGGATATTGTTGAGTTTAGAACTCGTGTCATTACGttagagaaagagaaacgGAATAAAGAGCTAGCGGAGGAAGAAAAACGGAGGAAACAAAACTTGAAGCATATATTTGACCGTATCAAGGTTACTAATGGAGGCTCGGAAAAAGGTTCAGCCCCTGAAGCTGAAAGTGACTCTGAAGATTCAGACGACGAGGTTGAGGGTtacgatgatgaagatgcGGACGATTACGAAGcggaaaaaaaaagagttcAAGCGGAAAGAGATGCGCAAGAAGCCCAGTATGAATCCATGGTTCATAGTTTCCAAGATTCGTTACTGGTCCAATACTCATCGCTACGACAAGAATACCAAAGGTTACAAAACTACGAAACGCATTtacaaaagaacaaaggTCCTATGTTAAAAGAGTTATTACATCTTGCCATGGATCCTTACCACGACCATCACAGGCCATACAAGGAATCTGAATCCAAGGCAGATGAAGAGGACCGTAAACGggaatctgaagaagtaccaaagaaaaaagcaACAGAAACAGAGCCAGAGACAGAACTAGAGCTAGAGCTAGAGCCAGAGACAGAGACAGAGACAAAATTGGTATCGGACGCAGATGCGACAACGGCTGCACCAAAGATTAAATTAGCACTAAAGAAATCCATTGGAAAGACAAAGAATGAGatagaagaggaagagaCTCCTGAAACCGATGCGTTCCAACAGAAGTTGAATCTACTAAGGGAAAGCGGCGTAGTGGAAGAACTCGTCAAAGAATACTTGGGAGTTTACGAGCCCGACTTAGTCTCAtatatctttgaaaacatcGAAGAACATCAATCGAAACAGGCACTCGAGACTGAGCTTACAGAGACGTTCGACGAAGATAGCCCTGTCCTAGTGAGCCGTATATGGGAAGCGATGGAACAGTAG
- the NMA2 gene encoding nicotinamide-nucleotide adenylyltransferase NMA2 (highly similar to uniprot|Q06178 Saccharomyces cerevisiae YLR328W NMA1 Nicotinic acid mononucleotide adenylyltransferase involved in NAD() salvage pathway) yields the protein MDPTRDPNFKSPQELDSEALQSSTDIPKIGPIIPYVLADYNTAIDKPIRPRKYKKNAIKRKLASSMTSTSDDSNEQQHLSANSNNGFIPLKQRELQPVSAETSGDSESESESPAEPANVDLDIDPNPESDEVMASAPVAHASGSVSGPSGMAAAAAAAASLDQEITSRIHKFQIADLEEVPHGIVRQANNWKDYQFPAHRLKQRLRNSNKLPLVIVACGSFSPITYLHLRMFEMALDAISEQTRFEVIGGYYSPVSDNYKKPGLAPAHHRVRMCELGCERTSSWLMVDAWESLQPTYTRTAMVLDHFNEEINVKRKGVIKNDAGERMGVKIMLLAGGDLIESMGEPNVWADYDLHHILGNYGCLIVERTGSDVRSFLLSHDIMYEHRRNILVIKQLIYNDISSTKVRLFIRRRMSVQYLLPNSVIRYIQEHGLYVNQTEPVKQVIGNKD from the coding sequence ATGGACCCTACCAGGGATCCCAATTTCAAGTCCCCTCAGGAACTAGACAGTGAGGCACTTCAATCAAGCACCgatattccaaaaatcGGTCCTATTATCCCATATGTGCTAGCTGATTACAATACAGCTATAGATAAACCGATTCGTCCTCGTAAGTATAAGAAAAATGCCATTAAACGGAAATTGGCTTCTTCGATGACTTCTACCAGTGACGATTCCAACGAACAGCAGCATCTGTCAGCAAATTCGAACAATGGGTTCATCCCGTTGAAACAGAGGGAACTACAGCCGGTGTCAGCTGAAACGAGTGGTGATTCTGAATCTGAATCTGAATCTCCTGCAGAACCGGCGAACGTAGATTTGGATATAGATCCAAATCCAGAATCGGATGAAGTTATGGCTTCGGCTCCAGTGGCTCATGCATCCGGTTCGGTCTCTGGTCCATCTGGGATGGCAGCAGCTGCTGCAGCTGCTGCATCCCTCGACCAAGAGATTACTTCGAGAATTCACAAGTTCCAAATCGctgatttggaagaagtgCCTCATGGGATTGTGCGTCAGGCCAACAACTGGAAGGATTATCAATTCCCGGCTCATAGACTGAAACAAAGGTTAAGAAACTCAAATAAATTGCCCTTGGTCATTGTTGCTTGTGGATCGTTCTCTCCAATCACGTACCTTCATTTGAGAATGTTTGAGATGGCATTGGATGCAATTTCTGAACAGACCAGATTTGAAGTCATCGGTGGGTACTACAGTCCCGTAAGTGACAACTATAAGAAACCGGGATTGGCACCAGCTCACCATAGAGTGCGTATGTGTGAATTGGGCTGTGAAAGAACTTCTTCATGGCTCATGGTTGATGCTTGGGAATCGTTACAACCAACTTACACTAGAACGGCAATGGTGTTGGACCATTTCAACGAAGAAATTAATGTGAAACGGAAAGGTGTCATCAAAAATGACGCCGGAGAAAGAATGGGTGTTAAGATCATGCTTCTTGCCGGTGGTGATTTGATAGAATCCATGGGCGAACCTAACGTCTGGGCAGATTATGATTTACATCATATTTTGGGTAATTACGGCTGTCTCATCGTGGAAAGAACAGGTTCAGATGTTCGTTCGTTCTTGTTGTCTCACGATATCATGTACGAACACAGAAGGAATATCCTTGTCATTAAACAGTTGATCTATAATGATATCTCTTCCACCAAGGTAAGGTTATTCATCCGACGGAGAATGTCGGTTCAGTATTTACTGCCAAATTCTGTCATCAGATATATTCAAGAGCATGGCTTGTACGTAAACCAAACTGAACCAGTGAAACAAGTTATCGGTAACAAGGATTGA
- the MSB2 gene encoding Msb2p (some similarities with uniprot|P32334 Saccharomyces cerevisiae YGR014W MSB2 Mucin family member at the head of the Cdc42p- and MAP kinase-dependent filamentous growth signaling pathway also functions as an osmosensor in parallel to the Sho1p-mediated pathway potential Cdc28p substrate), which produces MQFSNLRFLLTVIFLGNFLVSAQGFLDFFQTSRSDNSTRSIQSTETSSSTESSWKTTLNYDSLTVAEPSTFSLSSSTHSKSRTRNGNGDDDSSSTSGTTSVLTPSSITSSAISRSTSGNGIPSSEYSASSSSTASDSASVTTLSGSSALSSETTSFGTSSAEDSFVTTTVTETGSAESSSDTASYITDSASQVSSSSVLSSVESSSTEPSTFSVVTSSIEPSSTEQITSDETSSSDGGYFVTTFTFPPVTSSTEYSTSDETSSSDGGYFVTTFTFPPVTSSTASDESIPSSTTDESTGIQFPTSRSTDVSSTTDESTGIYFPTSKSTEVPISTTESTDNDFSTTESTEVPITTTDESTRISLSTTESTEIPTTTEEPTPSTTSADIVEPTTTEIPLSTTSLEPLPESSTSESIPEPSTSTILTEETSSLPIETLSTSEPWATDDIQISSSVLPPSQDVVSSETVVSTSAPSTDTETLAPTSATTSLPSIVTKPIEEPSSSTSQVGSTSVVSTVEPVVSLPSTTTEQPVSTTQQVWLPTTMVAEFETSGTQSTSTTSSKIATETLPQAITAATEIVQPAGYTLITVGFKKELNYPFTVNNPVSNAQIFEFLPKVLNYPFNGAQKFDNTSVLELVPLKVTSLDYLVTVAKVYFPEDSVSTLQAQILNSSSVIYNNDVTALKQLSSYIDASIPLTGLVSSDSGSLISSDSDSGSDSDSDSSSNSDSDSGSGGSDSTKEKSSSGSAINLGSLDDQNYNPGSSNYSSSSSSKSSTGTNGKTIGILVGSIVGGFLIALVCICLLAVRIRNKKKQLQANPNLDDQHSYDSYDYESSFDFNPVVEKGNVMNDDQVSISPSAKINNWIDYNTYSDYPEDAASVANNGEKQPQLSTKTSSLKISKPIATENSLGWNDL; this is translated from the coding sequence ATgcaattttccaatttaaGGTTTTTGTTAACCGTTATATTCTTGGGCAACTTTTTAGTATCTGCCCAAGGATTCCTGGATTTTTTCCAGACTTCTCGTTCTGATAACTCTACTAGATCCATTCAGAGTACCGAGACCAGTTCCAGCACTGAGAGCAGTTGGAAAACTACTTTGAATTACGATTCATTGACAGTGGCAGAACCATCCACGTTCTCGCTTTCTTCAAGCACGCACTCTAAGAGTCGTACGAGAAATGGTAATGGCGATGATGATTCGAGTAGTACTTCAGGTACCACTTCTGTGTTGACTCCTTCATCGATCACCTCTTCTGCGATCTCACGTTCTACCAGTGGAAATGGTATCCCATCTTCTGAATACTCGGCTTCCTCCTCGAGCACTGCAAGCGATTCTGCTAGTGTAACTACTCTATCCGGTTCCTCCGCTCTTTCTTCTGAGACTACCTCTTTTGGGACTTCTTCAGCTGAAGATTCTTTTGTTACGACAACTGTTACTGAAACAGGTTCTGCTGAAAGCAGTAGTGATACAGCTTCCTACATCACCGATTCTGCTTCTcaggtttcttcttcatcagtcCTCTCGTCCGTGGAATCCTCTTCTACTGAACCATCCACTTTTTCTGTTGTAACATCATCAATTGagccttcttcaactgaacAAATTACTTCTGATGAAACGTCCTCAAGTGATGGTGGATATTTCGTTACAACTTTCACTTTCCCTCCTGttacttcttcaactgaataTTCCACTTCTGATGAAACGTCCTCAAGTGATGGTGGATATTTCGTTACAACTTTCACTTTCCCTCCTGTTACTTCTTCTACAGCATCTGACGAATCTATCCCATCATCAACTACCGATGAATCCACTGGTATTCAATTCCCCACTTCGCGGTCCACAGATGTTTCTTCGACTACTGATGAATCAACTGGAATTTACTTCCCTACctcaaaatcaacagaaGTTCCTATATCCACTACTGAGTCCACTGATAATGATTTCTCCACTACAGAATCAACAGAAGTTCCTATTACCACCACTGATGAATCAACAAGAATTTCTCTCTCCACTACAGAATCGACCGAAATTCCTACCACTACGGAAGAACCAACTCCTTCTACTACAAGTGCCGACATCGTGGAACCAACTACCACTGAAATTCCATTAAGCACTACTAGTTTGGAACCTCTACCAGAAAGCAGTACCTCAGAATCTATTCCAGAGCCTTCAACCAGTACTATCCTCACGGAGGAAACATCATCATTGCCAATTGAAACTTTATCGACTTCTGAACCATGGGCTACTGATGACATTCAAATCTCTTCATCAGTGTTACCTCCATCTCAAGATGTTGTCTCATCAGAAACAGTGGTTAGTACATCTGCTCCATCAACAGATACTGAGACATTGGCTCCAACAAGTGCTACTACATCACTTCCAAGCATTGTTACCAAACCAATTGAAGAACCATCATCAAGTACAAGCCAGGTTGGAAGCACTTCCGTAGTTTCTACCGTTGAACCAGTTGTTTCACTACCTTCCACTACTACAGAGCAGCCAGTGTCCACAACACAACAAGTTTGGTTGCCTACTACCATGGTAGCAGAATTCGAAACATCTGGTACTCAATCTACATCTACcacatcttcaaagatcGCTACTGAAACATTGCCTCAAGCTATTACAGCTGCCACTGAAATTGTGCAACCTGCAGGATATACGCTAATTACCGTTGGATTCAAGAAGGAGTTGAATTATCCATTTACTGTCAACAATCCCGTTTCTAACGctcaaatttttgaatttttgcCAAAGGTTTTGAACTATCCCTTCAATGGGGCCCAAAAATTCGATAATACTTCAGTTTTGGAGTTAGTTCCATTAAAGGTTACAAGTTTAGATTACCTTGTCACTGTTGCAAAAGTATATTTCCCAGAAGATTCTGTCTCGACTCTTCAAGCGCAGATTTTGAACTCTTCCAGTGTCATTTACAATAACGATGTAACAGCATTAAAACAGCTTTCATCGTACATTGATGCCTCTATTCCACTAACTGGTCTTGTCAGTTCAGATTCTGGTTCCTTAATTTCGTCAGATTCTGACTCTGGATCTGACTCTGACTCTGATTCTAGCTCTAACTCTGACTCTGACTCTGGCTCTGGCGGATCTGACTCGACTAAAGAGAAGTCGAGCAGCGGCAGTGCAATTAACTTGGGTTCCTTAGACGATCAAAACTACAACCCAGGATCAAGCAACTATTCCTCTAGTAGTTCAAGCAAATCTTCTACAGGTACGAACGGGAAGACCATCGGAATTCTGGTTGGTTCCATTGTCGGTGGTTTCTTGATAGCCTTGGTTTGCATCTGCTTACTTGCAGTGAGAATtagaaacaagaagaagcaacTTCAAGCTAATCCAAATCTAGATGACCAACATTCTTACGACAGTTATGATTACGAATCTTCGTTCGATTTTAATCcagttgttgaaaaagGTAACGTTATGAACGACGACCAGGTGTCAATCAGCCCAAGTGCTAAGATTAATAACTGGATTGATTATAACACTTACAGCGATTACCCTGAAGATGCTGCTTCTGTCGCAAATAATGGGGAAAAACAACCTcaactttcaacaaagaCATCTAGTTTGAAAATTTCGAAACCAATTGCCACAGAAAACTCATTAGGTTGGAATGACTTGTAA